In the Brassica napus cultivar Da-Ae unplaced genomic scaffold, Da-Ae ScsIHWf_2305;HRSCAF=2975, whole genome shotgun sequence genome, one interval contains:
- the LOC125600596 gene encoding vesicle transport v-SNARE 12-like, whose translation MSDVFEGYERQYCELSTNLTRKSNSASLLPHGDDKKGKLGEIKSGIDEADVLIRKMDLEARSLQPSAKATCLAKLREYKSDLNQLKKEFKRVSSPDVNQSAREELMESGMADPLSVSADQRERLAMSVERLDQSSDRIRESRRTMMETEELGVSILQDLSQQRQTLLHSHSKLHGVDEAIDKSKKVLTAMSRRITRNKWIVTSVIIALILAIILIISFKLSH comes from the exons atgagcgACGTGTTCGAAGGGTACGAGCGGCAGTACTGCGAGCTATCAACTAATCTCACCCGAAAATCCAATTCAGCTTCCCTTCTCCCCCACGGAG ATGATAAGAAAGGGAAGCTTGGTGAGATCAAATCTGGGATTGATGAAGCTGATGTCTTG atCCGAAAAATGGACCTTGAGGCTAGGAGTTTGCAGCCGAGTGCTAAGGCTACTTGTCTTGCTAAACTCAGAGAATATAAGTCTGACCTCAACCAACTCAAGAAGGAGTTCAAAAGGGTTTCTTCTCCTGATGTTAATCAATCTGCCCGCGAAGAGTTGATGGAATCTGGAATGGCTGATCCTCTCTCC GTTTCTGCTGATCAAAGAGAGAGATTGGCAATGTCCGTAGAGAGGCTGGACCAGTCTAGCGACAGAATCAGAGAGAGTAGAAGGACCATGATGGAGACTGAAGAGCTTGGTGTCTCCATTCTTCAAGATCTCAGCCAGCAGCGCCAAACTCTCCTCCACTCCCACAGCAAG CTTCATGGTGTGGATGAGGCCATTGACAAGAGCAAGAAGGTCTTGACGGCGATGTCAAGAAGAATAACGAGGAACAAATGGATCGTTACTTCAGTGATCATTGCTCTCATTCTAgccatcatcctcatcatctcaTTCAAACTTTCTCATTAA